One genomic region from Coprothermobacter sp. encodes:
- a CDS encoding DNA methyltransferase: protein MYHKRVVSSHSGEDSLLIRHAPEHSLPMRGVLPTSMLVQWEWRSAAQAGVHACASAKHPDRRVLRYNALHGNASKVQGGVMTFRALVERYLGAVAQQYRRGDAREESYYDVLKQLWEELGSQLSSAHATLTVLPRQTEAGNPDMRVWSGQQHVTGYIEAKEPGVTNLDHVEVSEQLKRYRTAFPNVILTNFLEFRLYRYGQSMGEPVTIGSLQALQAGMRVPLQHEDQFRDLVERFFDFQLPRAYTAQTLALALADRTRYLQQQVLAQLVDDEDHERNSELVNLLAEFKQVLMSDLTSDTFADLYAQTITYGLFAARMRVTGTFTRETAIDGIPATIGILRKLFKYISIGDTPERLRVIIDDIADVLAVADTDTVFKGYDKDGRDPVADFYETFLGEYDPAKKKQHGVYYTPQPVVSYIVRSVDQLLRDSFGKPDGLADPSVTVLDPAAGTMTFPATAVRLAAATYKAKYGDGSLDSWIKGHVLRDFYAFELMMAPYAIGHLRMGALLTELGYTMSTDDRFKLYLTNTLDVSTAEQNPIPGLSPLADESHMAEAVKTTQPVLVIMGNPPYSGTSSNKGAWISALIDDYKQVDGKSLGERNSKMLQDDYVKFIRFAQWKIDQAGEGVLGFITNHSYLDNPTFRGMRQSLMASFDQLHVLNLHGSSLKREKSPDGSKDENVFDIRQGVAIVLAVKRNGVSKGIWYGDLWGSRDAKYTTLGNGQMAQTEWQELSPRSDTYFLSPQDVTLAGQYEQWPRVLDLFLEKSTGIKTHRDHFAVALDRAQIVRRLTDMANVGLSDEELRERYDLADNRDWQLPAARQRLRNVGDQWGSFIQPCAYRPFDVRWCCFDEVAMDYPRRDIMQHMLKPNVALCIGRAGQVVGNATPWNVCWCSDSIEDFNLFYRGGNVNLPLYTYDSGGATASGSLLIDAAGSEKATRRSNLSPEAWKIITDFTDVSVLPEQFFAYVYAILCSPAYRERYAEFLKSDFPRIPFTKDRDTFLKLADLGQQLIDLHLMRSPDLDNPISRFCGKGDGAVVKVEYDADRGHVSINPTQYFDGVTPDLWNYQIGGYQVLSKWLKDRKDRFLTSADTIHYSRVVTALAETSVIQREIDGCALFLGNVD from the coding sequence TTGTACCACAAGCGCGTTGTCTCATCTCACTCGGGTGAGGACAGCCTGCTGATTCGTCATGCCCCCGAGCACTCTCTTCCCATGCGAGGGGTGCTTCCCACGAGCATGTTGGTGCAATGGGAGTGGCGCTCTGCCGCGCAGGCGGGAGTTCATGCATGTGCTTCAGCCAAGCATCCAGATCGTCGCGTTTTGCGCTACAATGCTTTACATGGAAACGCCAGCAAGGTTCAGGGAGGAGTCATGACGTTCAGGGCATTGGTGGAAAGGTATCTGGGGGCGGTCGCGCAGCAGTATCGCCGCGGCGACGCGCGCGAGGAGTCGTACTATGACGTGCTCAAGCAGCTCTGGGAAGAGCTGGGGTCGCAGCTCAGCAGCGCGCACGCGACGCTGACCGTCCTCCCTCGTCAGACCGAGGCTGGCAACCCGGACATGCGTGTCTGGAGCGGTCAGCAACATGTCACGGGCTACATCGAGGCCAAGGAGCCGGGCGTCACCAACCTGGACCACGTCGAAGTCAGCGAGCAGCTCAAGCGCTACCGCACCGCCTTCCCCAACGTCATCCTCACCAACTTCCTGGAGTTTCGGCTCTACCGCTACGGACAGTCGATGGGCGAGCCCGTGACGATCGGGTCCCTGCAGGCGCTGCAGGCGGGCATGCGCGTGCCGCTTCAGCACGAGGACCAGTTCCGCGACTTAGTTGAACGCTTCTTCGACTTCCAGTTGCCCCGCGCCTATACAGCCCAGACACTGGCGCTTGCGCTGGCTGACCGCACGCGCTACCTGCAGCAGCAGGTGCTGGCGCAACTGGTAGACGATGAGGACCACGAGCGCAACAGCGAACTCGTCAACCTGCTGGCAGAATTCAAGCAGGTGCTGATGTCCGACCTGACCAGCGATACCTTTGCCGACCTCTACGCGCAGACCATCACGTATGGCCTGTTTGCGGCGCGCATGCGCGTGACCGGCACCTTTACCCGCGAGACTGCGATTGATGGCATCCCGGCGACCATCGGCATCCTGCGCAAGCTGTTCAAGTACATCTCCATCGGCGATACTCCCGAACGTCTGCGCGTCATCATCGATGACATCGCGGATGTCCTGGCGGTGGCCGATACGGATACGGTGTTTAAGGGCTACGACAAGGACGGCCGCGACCCGGTGGCCGACTTCTATGAAACCTTCCTTGGCGAATATGATCCGGCCAAGAAGAAACAGCATGGCGTCTACTATACGCCTCAGCCCGTTGTCAGCTACATCGTCCGCAGCGTAGACCAGCTCCTGCGAGACTCCTTTGGCAAACCCGACGGCCTGGCCGACCCCAGCGTCACCGTCCTCGATCCTGCGGCTGGCACCATGACCTTCCCCGCCACTGCCGTGCGCCTGGCTGCCGCAACCTACAAGGCCAAGTACGGTGACGGCAGTCTGGACAGCTGGATCAAAGGGCATGTGCTGCGTGACTTCTACGCCTTTGAGCTGATGATGGCCCCCTATGCCATCGGTCACCTGCGCATGGGAGCCCTGCTCACTGAGCTGGGCTACACCATGAGCACCGACGACCGCTTCAAGCTGTACCTCACCAATACGCTGGACGTCAGCACGGCCGAGCAGAACCCCATCCCTGGCCTGTCGCCCTTGGCGGACGAATCCCACATGGCCGAGGCCGTCAAGACGACCCAGCCTGTCCTGGTGATCATGGGCAATCCGCCGTATTCGGGCACCAGCAGCAACAAGGGCGCCTGGATTTCAGCTCTCATCGACGACTACAAGCAGGTAGACGGCAAGTCCCTGGGAGAAAGAAACTCCAAGATGCTACAGGATGACTATGTCAAGTTCATCCGCTTTGCACAGTGGAAGATTGATCAGGCAGGCGAAGGTGTCCTCGGTTTCATCACCAACCACAGCTACCTGGACAACCCGACCTTCCGCGGTATGCGTCAGTCACTGATGGCATCTTTTGATCAGCTGCACGTTCTCAATCTGCACGGCAGTTCGCTGAAGAGGGAAAAGTCTCCCGACGGCAGCAAGGACGAGAATGTGTTCGATATTCGGCAGGGCGTTGCGATCGTTCTCGCAGTCAAGCGCAACGGTGTCTCAAAGGGTATCTGGTATGGCGATCTGTGGGGAAGCCGTGACGCCAAGTACACGACACTTGGCAACGGACAGATGGCTCAGACTGAATGGCAGGAGCTCAGTCCACGCAGCGACACATATTTCCTGAGCCCACAGGACGTGACACTTGCTGGCCAATATGAACAGTGGCCGAGAGTACTAGACCTTTTCTTGGAGAAGTCTACGGGCATTAAGACACATCGAGACCACTTTGCGGTCGCGCTTGATCGGGCGCAGATCGTCAGACGGCTGACAGACATGGCAAATGTAGGCTTGTCTGATGAGGAATTGAGGGAGAGGTACGACCTCGCCGATAATCGCGATTGGCAACTACCCGCAGCGCGCCAGAGACTACGCAACGTTGGTGATCAATGGGGCTCCTTTATCCAACCATGTGCGTATCGGCCATTCGATGTCCGTTGGTGCTGCTTTGACGAGGTTGCTATGGACTATCCCCGTCGCGACATCATGCAGCACATGCTGAAGCCAAACGTTGCTTTGTGCATTGGTCGTGCTGGACAGGTGGTTGGCAATGCCACACCGTGGAACGTCTGCTGGTGTAGCGACAGCATTGAAGACTTCAACCTGTTCTACCGTGGAGGCAACGTCAACTTACCCCTGTACACATACGACAGTGGCGGAGCGACAGCCTCTGGTTCTCTGCTCATTGATGCGGCTGGCAGTGAGAAAGCAACGAGAAGAAGCAACCTCAGTCCTGAGGCTTGGAAGATCATCACCGATTTCACGGATGTCAGTGTCCTTCCTGAGCAGTTCTTCGCCTATGTCTATGCGATTCTATGTTCGCCGGCTTATCGGGAGCGCTACGCCGAATTCCTCAAGTCCGATTTCCCACGCATTCCCTTCACCAAGGACCGCGACACCTTCCTCAAGTTGGCTGACCTTGGTCAGCAACTCATCGACTTGCATCTCATGCGTTCGCCTGACCTCGACAACCCTATCAGCCGCTTCTGCGGCAAGGGTGACGGTGCTGTGGTCAAGGTCGAATACGACGCTGACCGTGGCCACGTCAGCATCAACCCAACTCAGTACTTCGACGGTGTCACTCCCGACCTCTGGAATTATCAGATCGGTGGCTATCAAGTCCTTTCCAAGTGGCTCAAAGACCGCAAAGATCGCTTCCTCACCAGCGCCGACACCATCCACTACTCCCGTGTCGTCACCGCTCTTGCAGAGACGTCTGTGATTCAGAGAGAGATCGATGGCTGCGCCTTGTTTCTTGGGAACGTGGATTGA
- a CDS encoding S-adenosylmethionine decarboxylase proenzyme, translated as MRTEGRHMVVEVSGCNPDVLNDLDRVKEILRESALQANAEILELAFHHFTPQGVSGVVVISESHLSIHTWPEYGYAALDVYTCGEKTDPWRAMEYAAEKFEATTIVKTEIARGQEIEGRPGVYGHSVVETEVVRDGMAVVS; from the coding sequence ATGCGCACCGAAGGTAGACACATGGTAGTCGAGGTCTCCGGGTGTAATCCGGATGTTCTGAATGATCTGGACAGAGTTAAGGAGATCTTGCGCGAGTCTGCTCTGCAAGCAAATGCAGAGATCCTGGAATTGGCGTTTCACCATTTTACTCCTCAGGGGGTTAGTGGGGTAGTAGTGATCTCCGAGTCGCATCTGTCCATTCACACATGGCCTGAGTACGGATACGCTGCCCTAGACGTTTATACCTGTGGAGAAAAGACCGATCCATGGCGGGCCATGGAGTATGCAGCTGAGAAGTTTGAGGCAACGACAATCGTCAAGACGGAGATTGCTCGTGGACAGGAGATCGAGGGTCGCCCAGGCGTTTATGGGCACTCGGTCGTCGAGACGGAGGTTGTCAGAGATGGCATGGCAGTGGTATCATGA
- a CDS encoding spermidine synthase, with protein sequence MGTRSSRRRLSEMAWQWYHDTFEPGEVHLHALTGVITTRKTKYQTVEIVESEHYGKMLILDGDCQSSVKDEYIYHECLNEPAMVCHPDPRRVLVVGGGEGASLRELLRFKSVEHIDMCDIDEEANQLYEQYLPEYHQGAFHDPKVSMHFEDARKFIERQPDHSYSVIIEDLTDLFEGGPSIVLFTKEFYQHAFRVLDEGGTLCVTSSYLKPTNVAVHKRILDTIRSVFPIARSLYSYVGAYDVPWSYVLASKKNDPLDMDAATVDRILADRVGDTNALKFYDGVTHERIFRMPKDIRSMLAAPGEPLEDGKSFGITPKGI encoded by the coding sequence ATGGGCACTCGGTCGTCGAGACGGAGGTTGTCAGAGATGGCATGGCAGTGGTATCATGACACATTTGAGCCTGGGGAGGTCCACCTCCATGCGCTCACGGGAGTCATCACCACCAGGAAGACCAAGTACCAGACAGTAGAAATCGTCGAGTCAGAGCACTACGGCAAGATGCTGATTCTCGACGGCGACTGCCAGAGTTCAGTCAAGGACGAGTACATCTATCACGAGTGCTTGAACGAGCCTGCCATGGTCTGTCATCCGGACCCACGCAGGGTGCTTGTCGTCGGAGGCGGTGAAGGTGCGTCTCTGCGCGAACTATTGCGCTTCAAGTCGGTTGAGCACATCGATATGTGCGACATCGACGAGGAAGCCAATCAGTTGTATGAACAGTACTTGCCGGAGTATCATCAGGGTGCGTTTCACGACCCCAAGGTCAGCATGCACTTCGAGGACGCCCGCAAATTCATCGAGCGTCAACCTGACCACTCTTACAGCGTGATCATCGAAGACCTGACTGACCTCTTCGAGGGTGGCCCGTCTATTGTCCTGTTCACGAAGGAGTTCTATCAGCATGCGTTCCGCGTTCTGGATGAGGGCGGTACCCTCTGTGTCACTTCGTCATACCTGAAGCCGACGAATGTTGCCGTCCACAAGAGGATTCTGGATACTATCCGTTCGGTGTTCCCGATCGCTCGTTCGCTGTATTCCTATGTCGGCGCGTACGATGTTCCCTGGTCGTATGTCCTGGCTTCCAAGAAGAATGACCCACTGGACATGGATGCCGCGACGGTCGACAGGATTCTGGCTGATCGCGTTGGGGACACCAACGCACTGAAGTTCTACGACGGCGTGACGCATGAGCGCATCTTCCGCATGCCCAAGGACATACGGAGCATGCTGGCGGCGCCCGGCGAGCCTCTCGAAGATGGCAAGTCGTTCGGCATAACCCCAAAGGGAATCTAG